Proteins encoded within one genomic window of Manduca sexta isolate Smith_Timp_Sample1 chromosome 18, JHU_Msex_v1.0, whole genome shotgun sequence:
- the LOC115442843 gene encoding protein polybromo-1 isoform X2, which translates to MSKRRRASSVASRGADGDDSDELSNPGPPPSTRKKKKLDPGEICQQLYDTIRSYKKEDGTLLCDSFIRAPKRRQEPQYYEVVSQPIDLLRVQQKLKTDTYEDIEELSTDIELLVNNAKAFYKPDTVEYKDANELWKLYLQTKQSLEHGEEMKTPKLSRNGSSSRRSDVAEDLSETSTNYEEDNIYEELFGAVMTANVDGRPLYPAFQFLPSKRRYPEYFNVIDSPIDLKIIAQKLQCGEYSNLGELEKDLLLMVRNACHFNEPGSQIYKDAKTLKKIIQVRRQELEQHGRGPAKTSERIRSKRTSRVGPAPSSRALAIMDPPGSDYDADVKHSEDSAAESDEEKVENEDSPQWKLLETVKNHLGPNGTPMAEPFWKLPSRRAYPDYYKEIKNPVSLNQIKNKIRRGNYGTLSEVAGDMNIMFENAKQYNVPASRLYKDAVRLQRLMQQRVQELLDIVQSSSSDDESLSSVKNQTQAQTPRPRGRPRINPIPVTVPSPVTIPSLPKSNLPLKKKLHYVSKQLVEFTCSDGRQPMLLFMEKPSKKLYPEYYNVIERPIDMITIEANIKNDRYNTVEEMVSDFRLMFSNCRQFNEEGSMIYEDANLLERVMNEKLKEVNSNYERKTPIKTFKAAPRSRQLSPFEQKLRTLYDAIRDYRDPKANRQLALIFMKLPSKTEYPDYYELIKNPIDMEKIAHKLKNNVYNSVNELASDFILMFDNACKYNEPDSQIYKDALTLQRVCLQTKQLLREDDEAIPDVPAAIQELLLNLFTTVYNHQDEEGRCYSDSMAELPEHDESASGDKVRAISLDLVKRRLDKGLYKRLDHFQQDMFAVFERARRLSRTDSQIFEDSVELQSYYIEQRDLLCRGTLQSPALTFTRDTMSTSVELIKQCKLLQENEDEDETRSSTDDSIPSGEAPLQTQYSKGDFLYIQPEKGNKDPTIVQVERLWTNNEGVPMLYCNVYFRPQETFHIRTRKFLQQEVFKTDVYRPVPLDRVVGPCHVMNVKEYFKFRPEGFTDKDVYVCESRYSTKHRWFKKIRAWEGPEKEVLVVPREVPLEPSRTVSVFRERVEKHKDELAELEVLENVQEKERPDVVMYNPLGTDDENTYYEQYNTVCSGVIKTGDYVYVVTDGGKQVIAQVDTIWETGDNKCYFRGPFLVFPSEVANIINKPFYKQEVLLTTMHDTSPLVGIVGKCSVLDYDDYLKCRPTEISEGDVYVCESIYDESNRVARKLKSGLRKFEHTKDVTVDEIYFFPKPLGPPALATSQEVLSTSAAFAQKPFNPNVNMDSMDSKPQFTNLINTTIGSQDVEMLLENSLDDSSLASPATPLSAGGNSNPYNPSMSATPSQERSSSQTSATPATGKKKKEQKQKIVTGYILYSSEVRKAIIANNPEATFGEISRIVGNEWRSLPAATKQSWEERAARCNEETSARLADEMRDLAHHTPMEMTYECAWDTCDYQFEDLADCMEHCIGDGGNMIGTYIETKKPKLEPGHVQQHYRGAFSEYACLWRSCARVRKGQAPFPNLPRLLRHVRDLHVNKGNGKLMLVHERSRNFIPSSKKPPKMPTAVRSGVMSPGGTNSSSNSQASVSGMSPMARNSPSPGAGEGGSLGAGAGAGGAAARSGLDPLFVAAPPRALRVVHSDAYIRYIEGLHSEQKYITPWEKSLTPMPINPDPAQFNMQKLPTHWMTEEAVNGYLAQDKSLSETDIQKMEQNQKILKGLCALRDFMMKDALCLHKNLHVSGI; encoded by the exons ATGAGCAAAAGACGCAGAGCATCATCGGTGGCAAGCCGTGGAGCGGATGGCGACGACAGTGATGAGTTGAGCAACCCTGGCCCTCCTCCATCTACTCGAAAGAAGAAGAAGTTGGATCCT gGTGAAATATGCCAACAGCTCTATGACACAATCAGGTCATACAAGAAAGAAGATGGTACTCTATTGTGTGACTCCTTCATCAGAGCACCCAAAAGACGCCAGGAGCCACAGTATTATGAAGTTGTATCACAACCAATTGATTTGCTTAGA gtCCAGCAAAAACTCAAAACTGACACATACGAAGATATAGAAGAACTATCAACGGACATAGAGCTGCTTGTAAACAATGCTAAAGCATTTTACAAGCCAGATACAGTGGAGTATAAAGATGCAAATGAACTGTGGAAGTTGTATTTGCAAACTAAGCAGTCTCTTGAGCATG GAGAAGAAATGAAAACTCCAAAGCTGTCCAGAAATGGCTCATCGAGTCGTAGATCAGACGTCGCGGAAGATTTGTCCGAAACATCTACTAACTATGAGGAAGATAACATATATGAAGAACTTTTTGGTGct GTTATGACTGCGAACGTCGACGGGCGTCCTCTATACCCGGCCTTCCAATTCCTACCGTCCAAACGCCGGTACCCTGAGTATTTCAACGTGATAGACTCCCCCATTGATCTGAAGATTATAGCACAAAAGCTACAGTGCGGTGAATATTCAAACCTTGGTGAGCTGGAGAAGGATCTGCTGCTGATGGTCAGAAATGCGTGTCACTTTAATGAACCCGGCAGCCAGATTTATAAAGAcgctaaaactttaaaaaag ATAATCCAAGTGCGTCGTCAGGAGTTGGAGCAGCACGGGCGCGGGCCCGCCAAGACCTCGGAGCGCATCCGCAGCAAGCGCACGTCGCGCGTCGGGCCCGCGCCCAGCTCGCGCGCGCTCGCCATCATGGACCCGCCCGGCTCCGACTACGACGCCGACGTCAAG CATTCTGAAGACAGTGCTGCTGAAAGTGATGAGGAAAAAGTTGAAAATGAAGATTCACCGCAATGGAAATTGCTTGAAACTGTCAAGAACCATTTAGGACCAAATG GAACCCCAATGGCCGAACCGTTCTGGAAACTTCCATCTCGTCGCGCCTATCCCGACTACTATAAAGAAATCAAGAATCCAGTTTCGTTGAACCAGATAAAGAACAAAATAAGACGCGGCAACTATGGTACTCTCTCGGAAGTGGCAGGCGACATGAACATCATGTTCGAGAACGCCAAACAGTACAACGTACCCGCTTCCAGATTGTATAAAGATGCTGTAAGATTACAAAG aTTGATGCAACAACGCGTTCAAGAGCTATTGGACATAGTGCAGTCATCATCGAGCGACGATGAGAGTCTTTCGTCAGTCAAGAATCAGACGCAAGCACAAACACCCAGACCGAGAG GCCGTCCACGGATAAACCCAATACCGGTGACAGTACCATCGCCCGTCACTATCCCATCTTTGCCGAAATCGAATCTCCCATTGAAGAAGAAGTTGCATTACGTATCTAAGCAGTTGGTGGAGTTTACGTGTTCCGACGGCAGACAGCCAATGTTGTTGTTTATGGAGAAACCGAGCAAGAAGTTGTACCCAGAGTACTATAATGTGATAGAGAGGCCAATAGATATGATCACTATCGAGGCTAATATCAAG AACGACCGCTACAATACAGTGGAAGAGATGGTGTCGGACTTCCGGCTCATGTTCTCAAACTGCCGCCAGTTCAACGAAGAAGGCTCCATGATATACGAAGACGCGAACCTTCTAGAAAGGGTCATGAACGAGAAACTAAAGGAAGTGAACAGCAATTACGAGCGAAAAACGCCCATAAAGACGTTCAAAGCGGCGCCGCGATCCCGACAACTCTCGCCCTTCGAACAAAAGCTAAGGACGTTGTATGACGCTATCAGAGATTACAGGGACCCCAAAG caaaCAGACAACTGGCactaatatttatgaaactgCCAAGCAAGACGGAATATCCGGACTATTACGAGCTGATAAAGAACCCAATTGATATGGAGAAGATCGCTCACAAACTGAAGAATAATGTGTACAATTCGGTGAATGAATTGGCCTCTGACTTCATACTGATGTTCGACAACGCTTGTAAATACAACGAGCCCGATTCTCAGATATATAAAGACGCCCTGACGTTGCAACGAGTGTGCCTACAGACTAAACAGCTGTTGAG GGAAGACGACGAGGCCATACCCGACGTACCGGCAGCGATACAAGAGTTACTGCTTAACTTATTCACCACTGTTTACAACCATCAGGACGAAGAGGGCAG atGTTACTCAGACAGCATGGCGGAGTTGCCGGAACACGACGAGTCGGCGAGCGGCGACAAGGTGCGCGCCATCTCACTCGACCTCGTCAAGCGCAGGCTCGACAAGGGACTCTACAAGCGGCTGGACCACTTCCAACAGGACATGTTTGCTGTTTTTGAGAG AGCTCGTCGCCTCTCCCGCACGGACAGTCAAATCTTCGAAGATTCTGTAGAATTACAATCCTATTACATCGAGCAAAGAGATTTACTATGTCGTGGCACGCTACAGTCCCCAGCATTGACGTTTACACGCGACACGATGTCAACAAGCGTGGAGTTGATAAAGCAATGCAAACTACTGCAGGAGAATGAGGACGAGGACGAGACCAG ATCAAGCACCGACGACTCAATACCGTCAGGCGAGGCGCCGCTACAGACGCAGTACAGCAAGGGCGACTTCCTGTACATCCAGCCGGAGAAGGGAAACAAGGACCCCACCATCGTGCAAGTGGAGCGGCTATGGACCAACAACGAAGGCGTGCCCATGCTTTACTGCAATGTTTACTTTAG ACCACAAGAGACATTCCACATCCGCACGCGCAAGTTCCTGCAGCAGGAGGTGTTCAAGACGGACGTGTACCGCCCCGTGCCGCTGGACAGGGTCGTCGGCCCATGCCACGTCATGAACGTCAAGGAGTATTTCAAATTCCGCCCTGAGG GTTTTACAGACAAagatgtgtatgtgtgtgagaGTCGGTACAGTACCAAGCATCGCTGGTTCAAGAAAATTAGAGCTTGGGAAGGTCCTGAGAAAGAGGTCCTTGTAGTGCCCAGAGAA GTACCTTTAGAGCCAAGCAGGACGGTGTCGGTGTTCCGCGAACGCGTCGAGAAACACAAGGACGAACTCGCCGAGCTGGAGGTATTAGAGAATGTACAAGAGAAGGAAAGACCG GACGTGGTGATGTACAACCCTCTGGGCACGGACGACGAGAACACGTACTACGAGCAGTACAACACGGTGTGTTCGGGCGTGATCAAGACCGGCGACTACGTGTACGTGGTCACCGACGGCGGCAAGCAGGTCATCGCGCAGGTCGACACCATCTGGGAGACCGGCGA CAACAAATGTTATTTCCGAGGACCGTTCTTAGTGTTCCCGTCTGAAGTGGCGAATATCATTAACAAA CCATTTTACAAGCAAGAGGTTCTGTTGACGACCATGCACGACACAAGCCCGCTCGTCGGCATTGTCGGCAAGTGCTCCGTTTTGGACTACGACGATTACTTGAAAT GTCGTCCGACAGAAATCTCGGAGGGCGATGTGTACGTGTGCGAGAGCATCTACGACGAGTCCAACCGCGTCGCACGGAAACTCAAGTCCGGCCTGCGGAAATTCGAACACACCAAAGACGTCACTGTCGATGAG ATATACTTCTTCCCGAAGCCGCTGGGACCCCCGGCTCTCGCCACGTCACAAGAAGTGCTGTCTACGTCCGCAGCGTTTGCGCAGAAGCCATTTAATCCTAATGTCAACATGGATTCCATG gaTTCCAAGCCCCAATTCACGAATCTCATCAACACGACGATCGGGAGCCAAGATGTAGAAATGTTACTGGAGAATTCTCTCGACGACTCGTCACTTGCATCGCCGGCGACACCGCTCTCTGCAG GCGGCAACAGCAACCCGTACAACCCGTCGATGTCCGCGACGCCGAGCCAGGAGCGGTCCAGCAGCCAGACGTCCGCCACGCCCGCCACCGGCAAGAAGAAGAAGGAACAGAAGCAGAAGATCGTCACCGGCTACATCCTGTACTCCAGCGAAGTGCGCAAGGCTATCATCGCCAACAACCCTGAGGCTACATTCG GCGAGATCTCGCGCATCGTCGGCAACGAGTGGCGCTCGCTCCCCGCCGCCACCAAGCAGAGCTGGGAGGAGCGCGCCGCGCGCTGCAACGAGGAGACCTCCGCGCGCCTCGCCGACGAGATGCGCGACCTCGCGCACCAC ACTCCCATGGAGATGACGTATGAATGCGCGTGGGACACGTGTGATTACCAGTTCGAAGATCTGGCAGACTGCATGGAGCACTGCATAGGAGACGGGGGCAATA TGATCGGGACTTATATTGAAACAAAGAAACCCAAGCTGGAAC CGGGGCACGTGCAGCAGCACTACCGCGGCGCCTTCAGCGAGTACGCGTGCCTGTGGCGCAGCTGCGCGCGCGTGCGCAAGGGACAGGCGCCCTTCCCCAACCTGCCGCGCCTGCTGCGCCACGTGCGCGACCTGCACGTCAACAAGGGCAACGGCAAGCTCATGCTCGTGCACGAACGATCCAg GAATTTCATCCCATCGTCAAAGAAGCCGCCGAAGATGCCGACGGCGGTGCGCAGCGGCGTGATGTCACCAGGAGGTACAAATAGCAGTAGTAATAGCCAAG CATCAGTGTCGGGCATGTCGCCGATGGCGCGTAACTCTCCGTCGCCGGGCGCGGGCGAGGGCGGGTcgctgggcgcgggcgcgggcgcgggcggcgcggcggctcgCTCGGGGCTGGACCCGCTGTTCGTGgcggcgccgccgcgcgcgcttAGGGTTGTGCACTCTGATGCTTATATCAG ATATATTGAAGGTCTGCATTCAGAACAAAAGTATATTACACCATGGGAAAAGTCGCTTACACCAATGCCAATCAATCCAGATCCAGCACAATTTAACATGCAGAAGCTTCCTACGCACTGGATGACAGAAGAAGCTGTGAATGGGTACTTGGCTCAAGACAAGAGTCTCTCAGAGACAGATATACAAAAAATGGAACAGaatcaaaaaatactaaaagggCTGTGCGCCCTTCGCGACTTTATGATGAAAGATGCCTTGTGCCTGCACAAGAACTTACATGTTAGcggaatataa